The following coding sequences are from one Streptomyces venezuelae window:
- a CDS encoding HAD-IA family hydrolase — protein sequence MTSRGRAFDAVLTDLDGVIRFYEMAELEELERSAGLPAGSTAEIAFRPETDMPLMRGEITRERWIESIADGLADRVPWARGHELGTALAETKFRADDAVVGLLRRARAAGLRVLLVTNATPWLADDLALLGLTGPDGCLDDVISSADLGIAKPDRRIYETAAERAGVAPARCLFVDDRQENVDAAVALGMTGLLYGEPADLRAALAPLV from the coding sequence ATGACGAGCCGCGGCCGGGCGTTCGACGCCGTACTGACTGACCTCGACGGCGTGATCCGCTTCTACGAGATGGCGGAGCTGGAGGAGTTGGAGCGTTCGGCCGGTCTGCCCGCGGGCAGCACCGCCGAGATCGCCTTCCGGCCCGAGACCGACATGCCGCTGATGCGGGGCGAGATCACCAGGGAGCGGTGGATCGAGTCGATCGCCGACGGGCTCGCCGACCGGGTGCCGTGGGCGCGCGGGCACGAGCTCGGGACGGCGCTCGCCGAGACCAAGTTCCGGGCCGACGACGCCGTGGTGGGGCTGTTGCGGCGCGCGCGTGCGGCGGGGCTGCGCGTCCTGCTCGTGACGAACGCGACGCCGTGGCTCGCCGACGACCTCGCCCTGCTCGGTCTCACCGGTCCCGACGGCTGTCTCGACGACGTGATCAGCAGCGCCGACCTCGGCATCGCCAAGCCGGACCGGCGCATCTACGAGACGGCCGCCGAGCGCGCCGGGGTCGCCCCCGCCCGCTGCCTCTTCGTGGACGACCGGCAGGAGAACGTGGACGCCGCCGTCGCGCTGGGCATGACCGGTCTGTTGTACGGCGAACCGGCGGACCTGCGCGCGGCGTTGGCCCCGCTGGTCTGA
- a CDS encoding MarR family winged helix-turn-helix transcriptional regulator, whose protein sequence is MQGELSGHGEREEQGAPRPAATAADAIGALDDLVATNLVGRQELARNLDLSVKDLVCFAHVLESDAPVTAGDLAARAHVTTGAVTGILNRLERGGFVERRPDPTDRRRVHVTPVPAAAERVQAVYGPYAKLLTDLCARYSADELAVITDWLTGAAALARTYLEDSC, encoded by the coding sequence ATGCAGGGAGAGCTGAGCGGGCATGGAGAGCGGGAGGAACAGGGGGCGCCACGTCCCGCCGCCACCGCCGCCGACGCCATCGGCGCGCTGGACGACCTCGTCGCCACGAACCTCGTCGGACGCCAGGAACTCGCCCGCAACCTGGACCTGAGCGTCAAGGACCTGGTCTGCTTCGCGCACGTCCTGGAGTCGGACGCCCCGGTCACCGCCGGCGACCTGGCCGCCCGCGCCCACGTCACGACGGGCGCCGTCACCGGCATCCTGAACCGTCTGGAGCGCGGCGGGTTCGTGGAGCGCAGACCCGACCCCACCGACCGGCGCCGGGTGCACGTCACCCCGGTCCCGGCCGCCGCGGAGCGGGTACAGGCCGTCTACGGCCCGTACGCGAAGCTGCTCACCGACCTCTGCGCGCGGTACTCGGCGGACGAGCTCGCGGTGATCACCGACTGGCTCACCGGCGCCGCGGCCCTCGCCCGCACCTACCTGGAGGACTCCTGCTGA
- a CDS encoding HGxxPAAW family protein has product MSGLHDEGHTVAGWTGSLIAMLGTVSAGVGVVGWRPGIWLGVGLLVVAVLATWILHLAGWGKPPIPRGLDQRGFSARDLTARAGHANCVGCRLAGRSVRGAEAS; this is encoded by the coding sequence GTGAGTGGACTCCACGACGAGGGCCACACGGTCGCGGGGTGGACGGGCTCCCTCATCGCGATGCTCGGGACCGTGTCGGCAGGTGTGGGCGTCGTCGGCTGGCGCCCGGGGATCTGGCTGGGGGTCGGTCTCCTGGTGGTGGCGGTGCTGGCCACCTGGATCCTGCATCTGGCGGGCTGGGGCAAGCCGCCGATACCGCGCGGCCTCGACCAGCGGGGTTTCTCGGCGCGGGACTTGACCGCGCGTGCCGGGCACGCGAACTGCGTCGGGTGCCGGCTGGCAGGCCGGTCGGTCAGGGGCGCGGAGGCGTCCTGA
- a CDS encoding TetR family transcriptional regulator yields the protein MYTEAVSTHPEVSLAQRKRQLVSDELTSAALRLLARRGFDAVTADEIAAVAGVSKRTFFRYFASKEDVVIHLLADVGTDMRTELASRPVGEPPSVALRHTVWVSVNACAGPGQQALRVTQLILESPALHARFLERQAQWGGELAEELAHRLGLDPRTDLYPQLAARIALSAFGAVLQRWSAGDGAEDPAALTDRVFAVIAPALDAVRGG from the coding sequence ATGTACACTGAGGCAGTGAGTACCCACCCGGAAGTGAGCCTGGCCCAACGCAAGCGCCAACTCGTCTCGGACGAGCTGACGTCGGCCGCGCTGCGACTGCTGGCCCGCAGGGGGTTCGACGCGGTGACGGCCGACGAGATCGCGGCCGTCGCGGGGGTTTCCAAGCGGACCTTTTTCCGGTACTTCGCGTCCAAGGAGGACGTGGTGATCCACCTGCTCGCCGACGTGGGCACCGACATGCGGACGGAGCTGGCGTCCCGCCCGGTCGGCGAACCGCCGTCGGTCGCGCTGCGCCACACCGTCTGGGTCTCCGTGAACGCCTGCGCGGGGCCGGGGCAACAGGCCCTGCGCGTCACCCAGTTGATCCTCGAGAGCCCCGCCCTGCACGCCCGTTTCCTGGAGCGCCAGGCACAGTGGGGCGGCGAACTGGCCGAGGAACTCGCCCACCGTCTCGGCCTCGACCCGCGGACGGACCTCTATCCGCAACTGGCGGCCCGTATCGCCCTGTCCGCCTTCGGGGCCGTTCTGCAGAGATGGAGCGCCGGGGACGGCGCGGAGGACCCGGCCGCGCTGACGGACCGGGTCTTCGCCGTCATCGCACCGGCACTGGACGCGGTGCGCGGAGGATAG
- a CDS encoding oxidoreductase, with protein MSNQRGWTAEQIPDQSNRVVVVTGANSGIGLATTRALARKGAHVILAVRDEAKGRAAVDRLTTEIPGARLEVRRIDLADLDSVRAFSDKLHADHARLDVLVNNAGLMAPPKRLLSPQGHEVQFAANHLGHFALTGLLLDLLEAGDDPRVVTVSSPNHRQADLFFDDINGERKYSPMGHYNQSKLANAVFGWQLHQKLTAAGSRVRSLLAHPGYTSTNLQTSSPAGMVKFLFGRLLLPLAQTPDQGALPTLFAATDPSVTGGRFIGPDGMAELRGAPKTVELAPRAADAESGRKLWDLSEELTSVRFTFRAAA; from the coding sequence ATGAGTAATCAGCGTGGCTGGACCGCCGAGCAGATCCCTGACCAGAGCAACCGAGTCGTCGTCGTCACCGGGGCCAACAGCGGCATCGGGCTCGCGACCACCCGGGCCTTGGCGCGCAAGGGCGCGCACGTGATCCTCGCCGTGCGCGACGAGGCGAAGGGCCGGGCCGCGGTCGACCGGCTCACCACCGAGATCCCGGGCGCCCGACTGGAGGTGCGGCGGATCGACCTGGCCGACCTGGACTCCGTCCGCGCCTTCTCCGACAAGCTGCACGCGGACCACGCGCGCCTCGACGTGCTCGTGAACAACGCCGGCCTGATGGCGCCGCCGAAGCGTCTCCTCAGCCCTCAGGGCCACGAGGTGCAGTTCGCCGCCAACCACCTCGGCCACTTCGCGCTCACCGGGCTGCTGCTCGACCTCCTGGAGGCCGGGGACGACCCCCGCGTGGTGACCGTGAGCTCGCCCAACCACCGCCAGGCCGACCTCTTCTTCGACGACATCAACGGCGAGCGCAAGTATTCGCCGATGGGCCATTACAACCAGTCGAAGCTCGCGAACGCCGTCTTCGGCTGGCAGCTCCACCAGAAGCTGACCGCGGCGGGCAGCCGCGTGCGCAGCCTGCTGGCCCACCCCGGCTACACCTCGACCAACCTCCAGACGAGTTCACCCGCGGGCATGGTGAAGTTCCTGTTCGGACGGCTGCTGCTGCCTCTCGCCCAGACCCCGGACCAGGGTGCGCTGCCGACGCTGTTCGCGGCGACGGACCCGAGCGTGACGGGCGGCCGGTTCATCGGCCCCGACGGCATGGCCGAACTGCGCGGCGCGCCCAAGACGGTGGAGCTCGCGCCCCGCGCCGCGGACGCGGAGAGCGGCCGCAAGCTGTGGGACCTGTCGGAGGAACTCACCTCCGTGCGCTTCACGTTCCGCGCGGCGGCCTGA